One Vigna unguiculata cultivar IT97K-499-35 chromosome 11, ASM411807v1, whole genome shotgun sequence DNA window includes the following coding sequences:
- the LOC114169381 gene encoding uncharacterized protein LOC114169381 isoform X1 — MRRKETNQMILKNLMEEKQLDFDQPLLSVRRISSTVASENENKRKPDKAVPKRPPLPFYKSDLKSGPVSNPGTVPFVWEKTPGKPKNESRLQTQAPERASVAPKLPPGRVLKADQQDFDKVPKVTLVTQSSTERSVSDSEHAASLDNQVTKHESPKEVTEKASSCSDNEDETYLDALDTLSRTESFFMSCSVSGLSEWDDHEVQPSGSFPTDQEARDFMIDRFLPAAKAMASETPSLQHHSRKPLAALEQPKLMRKVVTGTNSRPLNEKWQKVLPHYVQDIGREESGDESDDNDGYENYAPKVCGLFPRFCLLNPVPGLRTEGRIQSSTGHGVQNKSIVSHRRTAKENGRTANNGKMSLNSQSGFTKEKKDFGTAEKSEHGIDPPRRACSKSSTSESSQFESSSESPVVEKTLYVDSVHEVKSSNACSSDTNDRGDDFDTSRKDTGLDKNLCIDYSIEESKHLGIVDEKGVLQPKSSASLDSSLLVDADNSNDNLQMELKNHPKKICPEEPNYQGNNLDHALVAFSSPAMVESKKRESESKVFSIKEGSNGPGSWRNKKFTSDLKFDPKGLSATKVFDQECTLRSSEDPSTLTSSKVVGDTKLYMKLGHGETLNASSMKHPLALPSPKAPSESWLKRTLPTVSSKNTFLRSKLATHLPAPVQIPSTALSDPKWERIVKSSKANHGHLQFGEELLPTIPEA; from the exons ATGAGACGAAAAG AAACAAACCAGATGATTCTAAAGAATCTGATGGAAGAAAAGCAGTTAGATTTTGATCAACCTCTTCTATCAGTGAGGAGAATCTCATCAACAGTGGCCtctgaaaatgaaaataaaaggaaacCTGATAAGGCAGTACCCAAAAGACCTCCTCTTCCGTTCTACAAATCAGATTTAAAATCAGGTCCAGTGAGTAACCCTGGAACTGTTCCTTTCGTGTGGGAGAAGACTCCAGGGAAGCCTAAGAATGAAAGCAGACTACAAACACAGGCTCCTGAACGGGCTTCTGTTGCTCCAAAGCTTCCACCTGGGAGGGTTTTGAAAGCTGATCAGCAAGATTTTGATAAAGTTCCTAAAGTTACATTGGTTACTCAGTCCAGCACAGAAAGAAGTGTTTCAGATTCTGAGCATGCTGCATCTTTGGATAATCAAGTGACAAAACATGAAAGCCCCAAAGAAGTAACTGAGAAGGCAAGTTCTTGTTCAGACAATGAGGATGAGACCTATCTAGATGCTCTTGATACACTTTCCAGAACAGAATCATTCTTCATGAGTTGTAGTGTGAGTGGTTTGAGTGAATGGGATGACCATGAGGTCCAACCATCTGGAAGTTTTCCAACAGATCAAGAGGCGCGTGATTTCATGATTGATAGGTTCTTGCCTGCAGCAAAGGCAATGGCTTCTGAAACACCTTCACTTCAACACCACTCTAGGAAGCCACTTGCTGCACTAGAACAACCAAAACTGATGAGGAAAGTGGTAACTGGAACAAATTCCCGCCCCCTAAATGAGAAATGGCAAAAGGTTTTGCCGCATTATGTTCAAGATATTGGTAGGGAAGAAAGTGGAGATGAAAGTGATGATAATGATGGATATGAAAACTATGCACCCAAAGTTTGTGGACTGTTTCCTCGGTTCTGCCTTTTGAACCCAGTTCCAGGATTAAGAACGGAAGGTAGGATTCAAAGTTCTACAGGACATGGAGTGCAGAATAAATCAATTGTTTCTCACAGAAGAACTGCAAAAGAG AATGGTAGAACTGCTAATAATGGGAAAATGTCTCTAAACTCTCAATCCGGCTTtacaaaagagaagaaagattTCGGCACAGCAGAAAAATCTGAGCATGGTATTGATCCACCTCGCCGAGCTTGCAGCAAATCATCAACCTCTGAGAGCTCTCAATTTGAGTCAAGCAGTGAAAGCCCTGTTGTTGAGAAAACTCTATATGTAGATTCTGTACATGAGGTCAAATCTTCAAATGCATGTTCTTCAGACACCAATGACAGAGGGGATGATTTTGATACTTCAAGGAAAGACACTGGTCTTGATAAAAATCTTTGTATAGACTATTCAATTGAGGAAAGCAAACACTTGGGTATTGTGGATGAAAAGGGTGTCTTACAACCTAAAAGTTCAGCTTCTCTTGATTCATCTCTCTTGGTTGATGCTGACAATTCAAATGATAATTTGCAAATGGAGCTGAAAAATCATCCCAAGAAAATATGCCCAGAAGAGCCTAATTACCAAGGGAATAATTTGGATCATGCTTTGGTTGCATTTTCAAGTCCAGCAATGGTTGAATCCAAGAAAAGAGAGTCTGAAAGCAAAGTTTTTAGCATTAAGGAAGGTTCTAATGGTCCTGGTTCCTGGAGAAACAAGAAGTTTACTAGTGATTTGAAATTTGATCCAAAGGGCCTATCAGCTACCAAAGTGTTTGATCAAGAATGCACTCTTAGATCTAGTGAGGACCCTAGTACTTTGACTAGCTCAAAAGTGGTAGGTGACACAAAATTGTATATGAAGTTGGGCCATGGAGAGACTCTAAATGCAAGCTCTATGAAGCATCCTCTTGCACTTCCTTCACCAAAAGCTCCTTCAGAGTCTTGGCTTAAGCGCACTTTGCCAACAGTTTCCTCCAAGAACACATTTTTACGGTCTAAACTTGCTACCCACTTACCTGCACCAGTTCAAATTCCCAGCACAGCATTATCAGATCCCAAGTGGGAAAGAATTGTTAAATCTTCTAAAGCTAATCATGGGCATCTTCAGTTTGGTGAG GAACTACTTCCAACCATTCCTGAAGCATGA
- the LOC114169381 gene encoding uncharacterized protein LOC114169381 isoform X2, with the protein MILKNLMEEKQLDFDQPLLSVRRISSTVASENENKRKPDKAVPKRPPLPFYKSDLKSGPVSNPGTVPFVWEKTPGKPKNESRLQTQAPERASVAPKLPPGRVLKADQQDFDKVPKVTLVTQSSTERSVSDSEHAASLDNQVTKHESPKEVTEKASSCSDNEDETYLDALDTLSRTESFFMSCSVSGLSEWDDHEVQPSGSFPTDQEARDFMIDRFLPAAKAMASETPSLQHHSRKPLAALEQPKLMRKVVTGTNSRPLNEKWQKVLPHYVQDIGREESGDESDDNDGYENYAPKVCGLFPRFCLLNPVPGLRTEGRIQSSTGHGVQNKSIVSHRRTAKENGRTANNGKMSLNSQSGFTKEKKDFGTAEKSEHGIDPPRRACSKSSTSESSQFESSSESPVVEKTLYVDSVHEVKSSNACSSDTNDRGDDFDTSRKDTGLDKNLCIDYSIEESKHLGIVDEKGVLQPKSSASLDSSLLVDADNSNDNLQMELKNHPKKICPEEPNYQGNNLDHALVAFSSPAMVESKKRESESKVFSIKEGSNGPGSWRNKKFTSDLKFDPKGLSATKVFDQECTLRSSEDPSTLTSSKVVGDTKLYMKLGHGETLNASSMKHPLALPSPKAPSESWLKRTLPTVSSKNTFLRSKLATHLPAPVQIPSTALSDPKWERIVKSSKANHGHLQFGEELLPTIPEA; encoded by the exons ATGATTCTAAAGAATCTGATGGAAGAAAAGCAGTTAGATTTTGATCAACCTCTTCTATCAGTGAGGAGAATCTCATCAACAGTGGCCtctgaaaatgaaaataaaaggaaacCTGATAAGGCAGTACCCAAAAGACCTCCTCTTCCGTTCTACAAATCAGATTTAAAATCAGGTCCAGTGAGTAACCCTGGAACTGTTCCTTTCGTGTGGGAGAAGACTCCAGGGAAGCCTAAGAATGAAAGCAGACTACAAACACAGGCTCCTGAACGGGCTTCTGTTGCTCCAAAGCTTCCACCTGGGAGGGTTTTGAAAGCTGATCAGCAAGATTTTGATAAAGTTCCTAAAGTTACATTGGTTACTCAGTCCAGCACAGAAAGAAGTGTTTCAGATTCTGAGCATGCTGCATCTTTGGATAATCAAGTGACAAAACATGAAAGCCCCAAAGAAGTAACTGAGAAGGCAAGTTCTTGTTCAGACAATGAGGATGAGACCTATCTAGATGCTCTTGATACACTTTCCAGAACAGAATCATTCTTCATGAGTTGTAGTGTGAGTGGTTTGAGTGAATGGGATGACCATGAGGTCCAACCATCTGGAAGTTTTCCAACAGATCAAGAGGCGCGTGATTTCATGATTGATAGGTTCTTGCCTGCAGCAAAGGCAATGGCTTCTGAAACACCTTCACTTCAACACCACTCTAGGAAGCCACTTGCTGCACTAGAACAACCAAAACTGATGAGGAAAGTGGTAACTGGAACAAATTCCCGCCCCCTAAATGAGAAATGGCAAAAGGTTTTGCCGCATTATGTTCAAGATATTGGTAGGGAAGAAAGTGGAGATGAAAGTGATGATAATGATGGATATGAAAACTATGCACCCAAAGTTTGTGGACTGTTTCCTCGGTTCTGCCTTTTGAACCCAGTTCCAGGATTAAGAACGGAAGGTAGGATTCAAAGTTCTACAGGACATGGAGTGCAGAATAAATCAATTGTTTCTCACAGAAGAACTGCAAAAGAG AATGGTAGAACTGCTAATAATGGGAAAATGTCTCTAAACTCTCAATCCGGCTTtacaaaagagaagaaagattTCGGCACAGCAGAAAAATCTGAGCATGGTATTGATCCACCTCGCCGAGCTTGCAGCAAATCATCAACCTCTGAGAGCTCTCAATTTGAGTCAAGCAGTGAAAGCCCTGTTGTTGAGAAAACTCTATATGTAGATTCTGTACATGAGGTCAAATCTTCAAATGCATGTTCTTCAGACACCAATGACAGAGGGGATGATTTTGATACTTCAAGGAAAGACACTGGTCTTGATAAAAATCTTTGTATAGACTATTCAATTGAGGAAAGCAAACACTTGGGTATTGTGGATGAAAAGGGTGTCTTACAACCTAAAAGTTCAGCTTCTCTTGATTCATCTCTCTTGGTTGATGCTGACAATTCAAATGATAATTTGCAAATGGAGCTGAAAAATCATCCCAAGAAAATATGCCCAGAAGAGCCTAATTACCAAGGGAATAATTTGGATCATGCTTTGGTTGCATTTTCAAGTCCAGCAATGGTTGAATCCAAGAAAAGAGAGTCTGAAAGCAAAGTTTTTAGCATTAAGGAAGGTTCTAATGGTCCTGGTTCCTGGAGAAACAAGAAGTTTACTAGTGATTTGAAATTTGATCCAAAGGGCCTATCAGCTACCAAAGTGTTTGATCAAGAATGCACTCTTAGATCTAGTGAGGACCCTAGTACTTTGACTAGCTCAAAAGTGGTAGGTGACACAAAATTGTATATGAAGTTGGGCCATGGAGAGACTCTAAATGCAAGCTCTATGAAGCATCCTCTTGCACTTCCTTCACCAAAAGCTCCTTCAGAGTCTTGGCTTAAGCGCACTTTGCCAACAGTTTCCTCCAAGAACACATTTTTACGGTCTAAACTTGCTACCCACTTACCTGCACCAGTTCAAATTCCCAGCACAGCATTATCAGATCCCAAGTGGGAAAGAATTGTTAAATCTTCTAAAGCTAATCATGGGCATCTTCAGTTTGGTGAG GAACTACTTCCAACCATTCCTGAAGCATGA
- the LOC114170298 gene encoding uncharacterized protein LOC114170298 produces MGDLCSCWDAIHNVMMLQHNEIRASFERSLHVKTHDFNIITYKKLVGVVSRVALVLIANEVDRVKNIGFDSELCGCMLRQTYGLPCACVLARYDVGVIPLGELHIMWSRMSFSDLLSAESILELGIQQEINLLTNRYKEVDITGKVTIKHKLREIVCPEQTSMIAPMHKVKTKGAQKTRAYRFERFTKRDPSYFEHVDAFHDSHLGNKDFQSKAKARAKDVLLLYWDNMDKWMTIPDMGYLIANKYNVILMCLSLVQNMIILPLRSTPSVDIRQH; encoded by the exons ATGGGTGACTTGTGTTCATGTTGGGATGCAATACACAATGTTATGATGTTGCAACATAACGAAATCAGGGCGTCATTTGAAAGAAGCCTACATGTCAAGACTCATGATTTCAATATTATCACGTACAAGAAACTAGTGGGTGTTGTATCAAGAGTTGCTTTGGTACTCATTGCTAATGAGGTTGATCGGGTTAAAAACATTGGATTTGATAGTGAACTTTGTGGTTGTATGTTGAGGCAAACATATGGTTTACCTTGTGCATGTGTATTAGCTAGATATGACGTTGGTGTGATACCTCTAGGTGAATTACATATTATGTGGAGTAGAATGAGTTTCTCTGATCTTTTATCAGCTGAATCAATACTAGAGTTGGGCATTCAACAAGAAATTAATCTCTTGACTAATCGATACAAAGAAGTTGACATTACAGGAAAAGTCacaatcaagcacaagttgagaGAAATTGTTTGTCCAGAACAAACATCAATGATTGCACCGATGCATAAAGTTAAAACTAAGGGTGCACAAAAGACTCGAGCTTATAGATTTGAAAGATTTACTAAGCGTGACCCCTCATATTTTGAGCACGTGGATGCCTTCCATGATAGTCATTTGGGAAATAAAGATTTTCAATCTAAGGCAAAGGCAAGGGCAAAAG ATGTATTGCTGCTTTATTGG GATAACATGGACAAATGGATGACTATACCTGACATGGGATATCTTATTGCTAATAAATACAATGTCATATTAATGTGTTTGTCATTGGTTCAAAATATGATAATACTTCCACTACGTTCTACACCATCCGTTGATATAAGGCAACATTGA